One window of the Desulfobotulus mexicanus genome contains the following:
- a CDS encoding aminopeptidase, with the protein MQPDFLERYAEVLLWALDTARTQPMAKDDIIMLRYHAAALPLAEVLFEKILEKGAHPIMRTALSPRMEKDFYKKSSDAQLGFHAPGEKELLSSLNGNIVLHAPESLTHLADTDPSRMAFFARSRKVFKEILDERDARRLFGWTLCIYPTKELAHQADMGFDEYTQQILQACFLDMANPVARWESILERAKAIKKWLNSLNTDFFHIQSDTCDLKIRAGEQRKWLGLSGHNIPSFELFISPDWRGTEGVFYADQVSFRSGHRVRGVRLEFSGGEVVKATAEEGENFLLKQLETDAGARRVGEFSLTDRRFSRINRFMANTLFDENYGGEWGNSHIAIGSAYADSFTGDLTSFGSDQKKALGFNDSALHWDLVNTRPKCVDAVLHSGERIRIYENGLFLNP; encoded by the coding sequence ATGCAGCCAGACTTTCTGGAACGCTATGCGGAAGTTCTCCTCTGGGCACTGGATACAGCCCGGACACAACCCATGGCCAAAGATGATATCATTATGCTCCGCTACCATGCAGCGGCCCTTCCCCTGGCGGAAGTACTCTTTGAAAAAATACTGGAAAAGGGCGCCCATCCCATTATGCGCACAGCCCTTTCACCCAGAATGGAAAAAGACTTTTATAAAAAAAGTTCCGATGCCCAGCTGGGCTTCCATGCCCCCGGAGAAAAAGAGCTTTTGTCCAGTCTTAACGGAAATATCGTTCTCCATGCGCCGGAATCCCTCACCCACCTTGCGGATACAGATCCTTCCCGTATGGCTTTTTTTGCCCGCAGTCGTAAAGTATTCAAGGAGATTCTGGATGAAAGGGACGCCAGAAGACTGTTCGGATGGACCCTGTGCATCTATCCCACCAAAGAGCTGGCCCATCAGGCGGATATGGGCTTTGATGAATATACCCAGCAGATTCTGCAGGCCTGCTTCCTGGATATGGCAAACCCCGTAGCCCGGTGGGAAAGCATCCTTGAAAGGGCAAAAGCCATCAAAAAATGGCTGAACAGCCTGAATACGGACTTTTTCCACATTCAGTCCGACACCTGCGATCTGAAAATCCGTGCAGGAGAACAAAGAAAATGGCTTGGGCTTTCGGGGCATAATATCCCAAGCTTTGAGCTTTTCATATCTCCGGACTGGCGGGGAACAGAGGGTGTCTTTTATGCGGATCAGGTTTCATTCCGCAGCGGTCACAGGGTTCGGGGGGTTCGTCTGGAATTTTCCGGTGGAGAAGTGGTAAAGGCCACAGCCGAAGAAGGAGAGAACTTTCTTCTCAAACAGCTTGAAACCGATGCCGGTGCCCGCAGGGTCGGTGAGTTTTCCCTGACAGACAGAAGGTTCTCGCGGATCAATCGTTTTATGGCCAACACCCTTTTTGACGAAAACTACGGCGGCGAGTGGGGCAACAGCCACATTGCCATCGGGTCTGCCTATGCGGACAGCTTCACAGGCGATCTTACATCCTTTGGATCTGATCAAAAAAAGGCTCTGGGTTTCAATGATTCCGCCCTGCACTGGGATCTTGTCAATACCCGGCCCAAATGCGTGGATGCTGTACTGCACTCAGGAGAACGTATCCGGATTTATGAAAACGGTCTTTTTTTGAATCCATAA
- a CDS encoding cytoplasmic protein, giving the protein MKNHSHTFVENYEGFGAFGLDRRSDEETIAWLLQKFSDDTCLASLLPRLEDRDLETLHDTIYTILKKHFSEDEYHNLFLKDNHHH; this is encoded by the coding sequence ATGAAAAATCATTCCCACACCTTTGTAGAAAACTATGAAGGCTTTGGTGCCTTTGGTCTGGACCGCAGATCCGATGAAGAGACCATTGCCTGGCTTTTGCAGAAATTTTCCGATGACACCTGCCTTGCATCCCTTCTGCCCCGCCTTGAGGATCGCGACCTTGAAACCCTGCATGACACCATTTACACCATACTGAAAAAACATTTTTCCGAGGACGAATACCACAATCTCTTTCTCAAAGACAACCATCATCACTGA
- a CDS encoding formylglycine-generating enzyme family protein, giving the protein MPLSYHKKILQSLFLLSLLCLKAHGSGTFINSVEMEFVLIPPGSFSMGSPATEKGRNWDEALHTVHITRAFYISTTVVTQKQWFDVMRTTPSSAQSCGGDCPVENVSWNDALQFLQQLNAMEGSRSYRLPTEAEWEYAARAGTQTAFFNGPIHETTCIPLDPVLNESGWYCGNSGQSYPAHGFSIKPVALKKPNAFGLYDVHGNVMEWCLDACNNRSSFSRRAGVFTDTYENDIKDPLSRRGSHRVVRGGAFFQSPEHSRSANRMAFHPDVKRSYIGFRVVRMQ; this is encoded by the coding sequence ATGCCCCTTTCTTACCACAAAAAAATCCTGCAGAGCCTGTTTCTCCTGTCCCTTTTATGTCTCAAGGCCCATGGTTCTGGAACTTTCATCAACAGCGTGGAAATGGAATTTGTTCTTATTCCGCCGGGCTCTTTTTCCATGGGAAGCCCTGCCACGGAAAAGGGCAGAAACTGGGATGAAGCCCTCCACACGGTCCACATTACCCGTGCCTTTTATATTTCCACCACTGTGGTCACCCAGAAACAGTGGTTTGATGTGATGAGAACAACCCCTTCTTCCGCTCAGTCCTGCGGCGGGGACTGTCCTGTGGAAAACGTATCCTGGAATGATGCCCTTCAGTTCCTCCAGCAGCTCAATGCCATGGAAGGCAGCCGCAGCTACCGCCTGCCAACGGAAGCGGAATGGGAATATGCGGCCAGAGCCGGAACCCAGACAGCTTTTTTCAATGGACCTATCCACGAAACCACCTGTATTCCTCTGGATCCCGTATTAAATGAATCTGGCTGGTATTGCGGAAACTCCGGACAGTCCTACCCTGCCCATGGTTTCAGCATCAAGCCCGTAGCCCTTAAAAAACCCAATGCCTTTGGTCTCTATGATGTCCATGGCAATGTCATGGAATGGTGCCTTGATGCCTGCAACAACCGCTCAAGTTTCAGTCGCAGGGCCGGAGTCTTTACGGACACCTATGAGAATGACATTAAAGATCCCCTTTCAAGACGGGGCAGCCACAGGGTCGTCCGGGGCGGGGCCTTTTTCCAAAGTCCTGAACACAGCCGAAGTGCCAACCGTATGGCCTTTCACCCCGATGTCAAACGCAGTTACATCGGTTTCCGTGTAGTCAGAATGCAGTAA
- a CDS encoding alpha/beta fold hydrolase produces the protein MKKDPIQFLKDTFFLKADDGLLLRCHRAVPPGWEAGGPVLLILTGRAECLDKYDRLTAMFQKKGVAVVRKDWRGQGGSGRMLKDGQKGHVTDFQLYLQDLKIVLASLVYPMKPGKLVLLGHSMGSHLILRHLLEQPDGIHAAILESPMFSISTFPLPYAAARYIFRLAGQRSLAEAYIPGGGPFRPSAPFAGNRLTGDSEHFFRFQDFLRQHRQMQMGAPTLGWMDAADSSMERMWKDLESADLQTPLLILSGLEDRVVHPHDHEKATSYLPYAQLASFKGARHELYMERQEIRIKVWKRIENFLNKTNFFTAF, from the coding sequence ATGAAGAAAGATCCGATTCAATTTTTAAAGGATACTTTTTTTCTTAAAGCCGATGACGGACTTCTGCTGCGTTGCCACAGGGCCGTTCCCCCCGGATGGGAGGCGGGTGGTCCTGTGCTTCTTATTCTGACGGGAAGGGCGGAATGTCTGGACAAGTACGACAGACTCACTGCCATGTTTCAGAAAAAGGGTGTTGCCGTGGTACGGAAGGACTGGCGGGGGCAGGGTGGTTCCGGCCGCATGCTGAAAGATGGCCAGAAAGGTCATGTGACAGATTTTCAGCTTTATCTGCAGGATCTCAAAATTGTACTCGCCTCCCTTGTCTATCCCATGAAACCCGGCAAGCTTGTCCTACTTGGCCACTCCATGGGATCTCACCTGATACTGCGTCATCTTCTGGAGCAGCCTGACGGTATTCATGCAGCCATACTGGAATCTCCCATGTTTTCCATCAGCACCTTTCCGCTTCCCTATGCTGCCGCCAGATATATTTTCAGACTTGCAGGACAAAGAAGCCTTGCAGAGGCCTATATACCGGGAGGCGGTCCCTTCAGGCCCAGTGCTCCTTTTGCGGGAAACAGGCTGACCGGGGATTCAGAGCATTTTTTCAGGTTTCAGGATTTTCTCCGTCAGCACAGACAGATGCAGATGGGGGCACCCACACTGGGATGGATGGATGCTGCGGATAGTTCCATGGAAAGAATGTGGAAAGATCTGGAATCGGCAGATCTGCAAACTCCTCTGCTGATTCTTTCCGGTTTGGAAGACAGGGTGGTACATCCCCATGACCATGAAAAGGCCACTTCTTACCTGCCCTATGCCCAACTTGCATCTTTTAAGGGTGCACGCCATGAGCTTTATATGGAAAGGCAGGAAATCAGGATAAAAGTCTGGAAGAGAATAGAAAACTTTTTAAATAAAACAAATTTTTTTACTGCATTCTGA
- a CDS encoding deoxyribodipyrimidine photo-lyase — protein MEEVLYAFSRVGEKRIQRKNDRGFCRDAGYVLYWMQQSQRVEDNPALAFALETAAFLKKPLVVAFSLWGYYPEARWPHFVFMLEGLQEIAAKLQSMGIAFVLRIGEPEDTIYQLAGDAAALICDVGYLRHQKIWRENLAKRLSCAVFAVEASVVVPVAEAFHRRAYAAYVLRPKIMGKMADFLEPVSMLPAHPFKGNPPAGENPEEGEALLHRAGVPWSSMPEAWFFKGGEKAALNCLDNFLEQRAKNYVKDRSLPHRYAVSFLSPFLHFGMISPGLVVRRVQAGGLEPEVREAFLEQFVVRRELAVNFVNYTPDYDNYNCLPPWARETLELHRGDERPYLYTLKELEDASTHDPYWNAAMEEMRLTGYMHNVMRMYWGKKILEWSPSPEEAFERILYLNNCLFLDGRDPCSYAGCGWIFGLHDRPWPSRPIFGSVRFMAASGLERKSRIAEYVRHVNGLPGILNKTSAP, from the coding sequence ATGGAGGAAGTCCTGTATGCCTTTTCCCGTGTGGGGGAAAAAAGAATACAGCGTAAAAATGACAGGGGCTTTTGCAGAGATGCGGGCTATGTGCTCTACTGGATGCAGCAGTCCCAGCGGGTGGAGGACAATCCTGCCTTAGCCTTTGCCCTGGAAACTGCGGCTTTTTTGAAAAAACCTCTGGTGGTGGCTTTTTCCCTCTGGGGATATTATCCGGAAGCCAGGTGGCCCCATTTTGTTTTTATGCTGGAGGGCCTTCAGGAAATTGCAGCTAAGTTGCAGTCCATGGGTATTGCCTTTGTACTTCGCATTGGGGAGCCTGAAGATACCATATATCAGCTGGCAGGGGATGCTGCTGCCCTGATCTGTGACGTGGGGTATCTTCGCCATCAGAAAATTTGGCGGGAAAATCTTGCGAAACGGCTTTCATGTGCCGTCTTTGCCGTGGAAGCCAGTGTGGTGGTGCCAGTGGCCGAAGCTTTTCACCGCAGAGCCTATGCAGCTTATGTTCTCCGTCCTAAAATCATGGGGAAAATGGCGGATTTTCTGGAGCCTGTGTCCATGCTTCCGGCACATCCTTTCAAGGGTAATCCGCCCGCAGGGGAAAATCCCGAAGAAGGGGAGGCTCTCCTGCACAGGGCCGGGGTTCCATGGTCCTCCATGCCAGAGGCCTGGTTTTTTAAGGGTGGAGAAAAGGCCGCCCTTAACTGTCTGGATAATTTCCTTGAACAGAGGGCAAAAAACTATGTGAAGGACAGAAGCTTGCCCCATAGATATGCGGTATCTTTTCTTTCTCCTTTTCTGCACTTTGGCATGATCAGTCCGGGGCTTGTGGTGCGCAGGGTGCAGGCCGGTGGGCTGGAACCGGAAGTCAGGGAAGCTTTTCTGGAGCAGTTTGTGGTAAGACGGGAGCTGGCCGTGAATTTTGTGAATTATACGCCGGATTATGACAATTATAACTGCCTTCCGCCATGGGCAAGGGAAACCCTGGAGCTGCACAGGGGGGATGAAAGGCCTTATCTTTATACTTTAAAAGAGCTGGAGGATGCCTCTACCCATGATCCTTACTGGAATGCAGCCATGGAGGAAATGCGTCTGACCGGATATATGCACAATGTGATGCGCATGTACTGGGGGAAAAAAATTCTGGAGTGGTCGCCCTCTCCGGAAGAGGCCTTTGAACGTATTCTCTATCTGAACAACTGTTTATTTCTCGATGGCAGAGATCCCTGTTCCTATGCAGGGTGTGGATGGATTTTTGGTCTGCATGACAGGCCCTGGCCTTCAAGGCCGATTTTTGGCAGTGTCCGTTTCATGGCTGCTTCGGGCCTTGAGCGCAAAAGCCGTATTGCCGAATATGTCCGCCATGTGAACGGCTTGCCCGGTATCTTGAATAAAACTTCCGCTCCGTAA
- the tmk gene encoding dTMP kinase, with the protein MLITLCGGEGAGKSTQVLRLAQRLEKKGYGVVSTREPGGTAIGRKIRALLLDPANGAIVADTELFLYAADRAQHLAEVVRPALAAGKIVISDRFADSTTVYQGVARGLAPERIQQVHDLVLQGLCPDITFLLDLPPEEGLARALSQAALGARKAEEMRFEQETLVFHRNIRQGFLDLAEKEKYRFFIVDAMQHPDLLTEQMITIVEEKLLEIQTR; encoded by the coding sequence ATGCTTATCACCCTCTGCGGCGGTGAAGGTGCTGGAAAAAGTACCCAGGTACTGCGCCTTGCCCAAAGGCTTGAAAAAAAAGGATACGGGGTGGTCTCTACCCGTGAACCCGGTGGGACAGCCATTGGTCGTAAAATCCGGGCTCTGCTTCTGGACCCTGCCAACGGAGCCATAGTGGCGGATACAGAGCTTTTTCTTTATGCTGCAGACCGGGCTCAGCATCTGGCAGAGGTGGTCAGGCCTGCCCTTGCCGCAGGAAAGATAGTCATCAGTGATCGTTTTGCAGACAGTACCACGGTGTATCAGGGGGTTGCCCGGGGTCTGGCTCCTGAGCGTATTCAGCAGGTCCATGATCTGGTGCTTCAGGGACTTTGTCCGGATATCACCTTTCTTCTGGATTTACCACCGGAAGAAGGTCTGGCAAGGGCCTTATCCCAGGCGGCCCTTGGTGCAAGAAAAGCAGAAGAGATGCGCTTTGAACAGGAAACTCTTGTTTTTCACCGGAATATCCGGCAGGGATTTTTGGATCTGGCGGAAAAAGAAAAGTATCGTTTTTTTATTGTGGATGCCATGCAGCATCCGGATCTGCTGACGGAGCAGATGATTACCATTGTGGAAGAAAAACTCTTGGAGATTCAGACCCGATAA
- a CDS encoding DUF362 domain-containing protein — protein sequence MSTYTPIVDEDKCVGCEECVDVCPTDVFEMQDGKSVPVNADECLGCESCLEVCEPAAIVIEGL from the coding sequence ATGAGTACCTATACCCCCATCGTTGATGAAGATAAGTGTGTTGGATGTGAAGAATGTGTGGATGTATGTCCTACGGATGTATTTGAAATGCAGGATGGTAAATCCGTTCCCGTAAATGCTGATGAGTGCCTGGGCTGCGAAAGCTGCCTTGAGGTTTGTGAGCCGGCAGCCATTGTTATTGAAGGACTTTAA
- a CDS encoding cysteine synthase yields MSNSLLDLIGNTPLVEIRRMNPNPLVRIFAKLEYMNPGGSVKDRAALYMIRMAEEAGILTKDKVVIEATSGNTGIGLAMVCAIKGYRLMLAMSESVSLERRRILKARGAEILLTPGHLGTDGAIEAVYRLVREHPDRYFMTDQYNTEANWRAHAEGTSREIWDQTGGKVDAVVATMGTTGTLMGLSRGLKALNSAVRIIGVEPYLGHKIQGLKNMKEAYQPELYEKNRLDQKVNIEDGRAFETARKLALEEGLLVGMSSGAAMAVAQDVAASMEKGIVVVMLPDSGERYLSTELFASKTPETLKFYNTLSRTREAFKPLHEGKASVYSCGPTVHDRMHLGGCRRAVFSDLLSRYLKYRGLDVTHVMNITDMDDKTIAGSEAAGLPLKDFTEKWINIFHADLARLKVEPAKHYPLVSEHLDDMVSLTRKLVSSGVAYEKHHSIYFNISAFPEYGSLSGVDLDKIRLGATVDLEEYEKDNPRDFTLLKRIRLSELKRGIYASTEWGNVRPSLHLQCAAMSMKYLGQTFDIHTSSRDLLFPHHENEIAIATAATGAPMARCWMHCDRVFVDGQAVGQECRITLEDLEKRGMTDREIRFWLLSAHYRKPALLTEDIQLAVRRSLSRIDSCIHRLACLTMGEENPEMERLTLELKENFIRDMDDDLNISAAMGGIFNQIRSINRLLAEGRVGSLGASAILQVFRELDSVLQVFDFVDTSGNPEIGLKLAEREAARSRGDWEAADYLREELLRMGVMLQDGKKI; encoded by the coding sequence ATGTCAAATTCCCTTCTGGATCTCATAGGTAATACCCCTCTGGTGGAAATCCGTCGCATGAATCCCAATCCTTTGGTGCGGATTTTTGCCAAACTGGAATATATGAATCCCGGTGGCTCGGTAAAGGATCGTGCAGCCCTTTACATGATACGCATGGCCGAGGAGGCGGGTATTCTCACCAAAGACAAGGTGGTGATTGAGGCCACCAGCGGCAATACGGGCATAGGCCTTGCCATGGTCTGTGCCATAAAGGGCTACCGCTTAATGCTGGCCATGAGTGAATCCGTAAGTCTGGAAAGACGGCGTATTTTAAAGGCAAGGGGGGCTGAAATTCTCCTGACGCCGGGGCATCTGGGTACAGATGGCGCCATTGAGGCCGTCTATCGGCTGGTACGGGAACATCCTGACCGATACTTTATGACAGACCAGTACAATACCGAAGCCAACTGGCGGGCCCATGCCGAAGGCACTTCAAGGGAAATCTGGGATCAGACCGGAGGAAAGGTGGATGCCGTTGTGGCCACCATGGGCACCACGGGGACGCTCATGGGCCTTTCAAGGGGCTTGAAGGCTTTGAATTCTGCAGTCCGTATCATTGGTGTGGAACCCTATCTCGGTCACAAGATTCAGGGCCTTAAAAACATGAAGGAAGCCTACCAGCCGGAACTCTATGAAAAAAACAGGCTGGATCAGAAGGTGAATATCGAGGATGGCAGGGCCTTTGAAACGGCCCGCAAACTTGCCCTGGAAGAGGGTCTTCTTGTGGGTATGAGCAGCGGAGCTGCCATGGCTGTAGCCCAGGATGTGGCCGCATCCATGGAAAAGGGGATTGTGGTGGTGATGCTGCCGGACAGTGGGGAGCGTTATCTGTCCACCGAACTTTTTGCCAGCAAGACACCTGAGACTCTGAAATTTTACAATACCCTCAGTCGCACCAGAGAGGCCTTTAAGCCCCTGCATGAGGGAAAGGCTTCCGTTTACTCATGTGGCCCCACCGTCCATGACCGCATGCATCTTGGAGGATGCCGCAGGGCTGTTTTCAGTGATCTGCTCAGCCGTTATTTGAAATACCGGGGACTGGATGTAACCCATGTCATGAATATTACAGACATGGATGATAAGACCATCGCAGGTTCCGAGGCCGCAGGTCTTCCCTTAAAGGATTTTACCGAAAAGTGGATAAACATTTTCCATGCAGATCTTGCAAGGCTTAAGGTGGAGCCTGCCAAGCACTATCCTTTGGTAAGTGAGCATCTGGATGATATGGTATCCCTCACAAGAAAACTGGTCAGCTCCGGTGTGGCCTATGAAAAACATCATTCCATCTATTTTAATATTTCCGCATTTCCCGAATACGGTTCCCTGTCCGGAGTGGATCTGGACAAGATCCGTCTGGGAGCAACAGTTGATCTTGAGGAATATGAAAAGGATAACCCCAGGGATTTTACCCTGCTCAAGCGTATCCGGCTTTCCGAGCTGAAACGGGGAATTTATGCTTCTACGGAATGGGGCAATGTAAGGCCTTCTTTGCATCTTCAGTGTGCAGCCATGTCCATGAAATATCTGGGACAGACCTTTGACATACATACCAGCTCCAGGGATCTTCTTTTTCCCCACCATGAAAACGAGATTGCCATCGCCACCGCAGCCACAGGTGCCCCCATGGCCCGCTGCTGGATGCATTGTGACCGGGTTTTTGTGGATGGTCAGGCCGTGGGACAGGAATGCCGGATAACTCTGGAAGATCTAGAGAAACGGGGGATGACGGACAGGGAAATCCGTTTCTGGCTTCTTTCGGCCCACTACCGTAAGCCTGCCCTGCTCACCGAAGATATTCAGCTGGCCGTGCGCCGTTCCCTTTCCCGCATAGACAGCTGTATCCACAGGCTTGCCTGTCTGACCATGGGTGAGGAGAACCCTGAGATGGAAAGGCTGACTTTGGAACTCAAGGAGAATTTTATCCGGGATATGGATGATGACCTTAATATCTCGGCAGCCATGGGCGGGATATTCAATCAGATCCGGAGCATCAACCGCCTTCTTGCCGAAGGCAGGGTAGGGTCGCTGGGTGCATCGGCAATCCTTCAGGTTTTCAGGGAGCTGGACAGCGTGCTTCAGGTCTTTGATTTTGTGGATACATCCGGAAATCCTGAGATCGGACTGAAGCTTGCCGAAAGGGAGGCCGCCCGCAGCCGGGGTGACTGGGAAGCTGCGGATTATCTGAGGGAAGAACTGCTGCGCATGGGAGTCATGCTGCAGGATGGAAAAAAGATTTAA
- a CDS encoding LPS-assembly protein LptD: MRFYPCLLTLLALSFIGLTYDATVTEASAPYTIEADHMGYNPADGQYTATGNVRITGGDMILHADRIFYIPEEKIISGEGNILLQTGNDRMEGERIHYNMEKGTGTMEKGVLFISKSQFRLRGRKIERIGEHTYMIDGAGITTCEGDVPDWEVTASHIKVTLEGYGTLNHGAFRVRGIPVLYAPWLFFPAKTQRQSGLLMPEIHLSDRYGYEHLQPLYLAISDSSDATLYYHFMEKGRDRTGLEYRKMWNAEDRMTLRLDGLSQKLNQEEKNNPGISSDRYWFRMKQNFSPAGNARAFLDLDLLSDTAYFDDFKGGSLSFAKTDSLFQNEFGRGINPEKEKTRTNRLLLTTNTEIVRVEGEFIWEDDIRKRKENLQDSTVQRLPRIRLSTRRQVLSNTFLYHAFESEGGYFYRIDGEKGSRIDLAPRLYAPFRMGTVSAEPSTGLRQTFWYTENPMDKENEGHKNYNRTLFDARLDLFTEIYRVFDVERTSADKIRHSLQPKITFEFIPDEDQNDLPYFDDLDRIEKKRLITYSLTQSLTARFPDKEDKKDSLHGYREFLRLKISQSYDMDKAEENGEKAFSDARGEFSLFPSDNIRLFSDLTWSVENSNWGAYSAGLDLKRGINHFYAEHRYAKDLSASLHLRGYLGLTDTLGFMWEHERNLKEKTNNKQDYGLRYNAGCWQLDMIYSDDKDDKKIGFYWTLKGLGNFEHSLGKERLP, from the coding sequence ATGCGGTTTTACCCATGCCTGCTGACTTTGCTGGCTTTATCCTTCATCGGCCTGACATATGATGCTACAGTGACTGAAGCTTCTGCTCCCTATACCATTGAAGCAGACCACATGGGCTATAATCCTGCAGACGGACAATACACAGCCACTGGGAATGTTAGGATTACTGGTGGGGATATGATACTCCACGCAGACCGTATTTTTTATATACCAGAAGAAAAAATCATATCCGGAGAAGGCAACATACTGCTTCAGACCGGCAATGACCGTATGGAAGGCGAACGTATCCATTATAATATGGAAAAAGGTACAGGCACCATGGAAAAGGGCGTTCTCTTTATTTCAAAGTCACAATTCCGCCTGAGGGGCAGAAAGATTGAAAGGATCGGAGAACACACATATATGATTGATGGTGCAGGCATTACCACCTGCGAGGGGGATGTCCCTGACTGGGAAGTAACTGCCTCCCATATCAAAGTCACCCTTGAAGGTTACGGAACCCTGAATCATGGAGCCTTCCGCGTGAGAGGCATCCCAGTTCTCTATGCCCCCTGGCTTTTTTTCCCCGCCAAGACCCAGAGACAGAGCGGCCTGCTCATGCCTGAAATTCATCTGTCAGACCGTTACGGTTATGAACACCTGCAACCCCTTTACCTTGCCATCAGCGACAGTTCCGATGCCACCCTCTACTACCACTTCATGGAGAAAGGAAGGGACAGGACAGGCCTGGAATACAGAAAAATGTGGAATGCAGAAGACCGCATGACACTGAGACTGGATGGTCTCAGCCAGAAACTAAATCAGGAAGAAAAAAACAATCCCGGCATCAGCAGTGACCGCTACTGGTTCCGGATGAAACAGAATTTTTCCCCTGCAGGAAATGCAAGGGCATTTCTGGATCTGGATCTGCTCAGTGATACCGCCTATTTTGATGATTTTAAGGGCGGATCTTTAAGCTTTGCAAAAACCGACAGTCTCTTTCAAAACGAATTCGGCAGGGGGATTAACCCGGAAAAGGAGAAAACCCGGACCAACCGCCTGCTTTTAACCACAAACACTGAGATTGTAAGGGTAGAGGGTGAGTTCATCTGGGAAGATGATATCCGCAAAAGAAAAGAAAACCTGCAGGACTCCACGGTGCAGCGCCTTCCCCGTATCCGCCTTTCCACCCGGAGACAGGTCCTTTCAAACACATTTCTCTACCATGCCTTTGAATCGGAAGGAGGCTATTTTTACCGGATTGACGGAGAAAAGGGGAGCCGGATTGACCTCGCCCCCCGCCTCTACGCCCCTTTCCGCATGGGGACTGTGTCTGCAGAACCTTCGACTGGTCTGCGTCAGACCTTCTGGTATACGGAAAATCCTATGGATAAGGAAAATGAAGGCCATAAAAATTATAACCGTACACTGTTCGATGCCCGCCTTGATCTTTTTACGGAGATTTACAGGGTATTTGATGTGGAAAGAACATCCGCAGATAAAATCCGCCACAGCCTTCAGCCCAAAATCACCTTTGAGTTTATTCCGGATGAGGACCAGAATGATCTCCCCTATTTTGACGATCTGGACAGAATAGAAAAAAAACGCCTTATCACCTACAGCCTCACCCAAAGCCTGACCGCACGCTTTCCTGACAAGGAAGACAAGAAAGATAGTTTGCATGGGTACAGGGAATTTCTCCGCCTGAAAATCTCCCAGAGCTATGATATGGACAAAGCAGAAGAAAATGGGGAAAAAGCCTTTTCCGATGCCAGAGGGGAATTCTCCCTTTTTCCATCGGATAATATCCGCCTCTTCAGTGATCTCACCTGGTCTGTGGAAAATTCGAACTGGGGAGCCTACAGCGCAGGCCTGGATCTGAAAAGAGGCATTAACCATTTCTATGCAGAGCATCGCTATGCAAAGGATCTCTCCGCATCCCTTCATCTCCGTGGCTACCTGGGCCTGACGGACACCCTTGGTTTCATGTGGGAACATGAGCGTAATCTTAAAGAAAAAACCAACAACAAACAGGACTATGGCCTGCGCTACAACGCTGGCTGCTGGCAGCTGGATATGATTTATTCCGATGACAAGGATGATAAGAAAATCGGTTTCTACTGGACACTTAAGGGCCTTGGCAACTTTGAACACAGCCTTGGCAAAGAAAGACTGCCATGA